A stretch of the Paramormyrops kingsleyae isolate MSU_618 chromosome 16, PKINGS_0.4, whole genome shotgun sequence genome encodes the following:
- the ubxn4 gene encoding UBX domain-containing protein 4, producing MRWFEGSIPAAIASAKQQNAVFLVVITGEDEQSSQMTASWEDDSVAEATRSSFVAIKVDAKSETCVQFSQIYPVVCIPSSFFIGENGIPLEVIAGSMSVEELVKRISRVRQMHDQQMGTPDRAVAAAAAGTPAATAPLQPPVAQDPVVQQVPTLSESQASPPAEDSSVASPASKEPLSCPVEDGGPSGHATPSDDRSLSSDDVSLSSQSDESLNAKVERLTKKLEERREQKKRGEEENQIRKEVERRKLGKEMLDYKKKQEGERTKRMLEERNREKAEERAARDRVRQQIALDRVERAARYAKSTEEAEAAKVAALQAAKAEQEARKEALQKERSAVARIQFRLPDGSSFTNQFPSETRLREAREFAAQEVGNRYGNFSLATMFPRREFTQEDLDQTLLELELVPSASVVLLPVGRPANTMVPSSAGGFWSVLGTIFYPLLAVWRFISSFLFTTPPPPGSASSVPPQRPGPSTVSSGEAKREPIRKRVLEKRADDFKKDGKIYRLRTQEDSEDDNNTWNGNSTQQM from the exons ATGCGTTGGTTTGAGGGCTCTATCCCTGCGGCCATCGCCTCCGCCAAACAGCAGAATGCCGTCTTCCTCGTCGTTATCACAG GGGAGGATGAGCAGTCCTCACAGATGACCGCCAGCTGGGAGGACGACAGTGTGGCCGAGGCTACCAGAAGCTCTTTCGTCGCGATTAAAGTAGATGCCAAGAG TGAGACATGTGTACAGTTTTCTCAGATAT ATCCCGTAGTGTGTATCCCCTCCAGCTTCTTCATCGGAGAGAACGGAATCCCCCTGGAGGTGATCGCCGGCAGCATGTCAGTCGAGGAGCTCGTCAAGCGGATCTCCAGAGTCAGACAG ATGCATGACCAGCAGATGGGCACACCAGACAGGGCTGTGGCAGCTGCTGCTGCGGGTACACCTGCTGCTACTGCTCCCCTCCAGCCCCCTGTGGCCCAGGACCCAGTTGTACAGCAAGTGCCTACCCTGTCGGAGTCCCAGGCCAGCCCGCCAGCAGAAGACAGCAGTGTGGCTTCACCTGCTTCAAAAG AGCCGCTGTCTTGTCCAGTGGAGGATGGGGGGCCCTCAGGCCATGCCACACCCTCTGATGACAGGAGTTTGTCGTCAGATGATGTTTCTCTCAGCTCCCAGTCTGACGAGAGCCTGAATGCCAAGGTGGAGAG GCTGACAAAGAAGCTGGAGGAGCGACGGGAACAGAAaaagagaggagaagaggag AATCAGATAAGGAAGGAGGTGGAACGGAGGAAGCTTGGCAAGGAAATGCTGGACTACAAGAAGAAGCAGGAGGGTGAGCGCACCAAGCGCATGCTGGAGGAGCGCAACCGCGAGAAGGCAGAGGAGCGGGCAGCACGGGATCGTGTGCGTCAGCAGATAGCGCTG GATCGGGTAGAGAGAGCGGCTCGTTACGCCAAGAGTACGGAGGAGGCGGAGGCAGCGAAGGTGGCGGCACTTCAGGCAGCGAAGGCGGAGCAGGAGGCCCGGAAGGAGGCGCTGCAGAAGGAGAGGAG TGCTGTGGCCCGGATACAGTTCCGCCTCCCAGACGGCTCTTCTTTCACCAACCAGTTCCCCTCTGAGACCAGGCTGCGGGAGGCCAGGGAGTTTGCTGCCCAG GAAGTAGGGAACCGGTACGGAAACTTCTCCTTGGCCACCATGTTCCCGAGGCGGGAGTTCACACAGGAGGACCTTGACCAGACCTTGCTGGAGCTGGAGCTGGTTCCCAGTGCCTCAGTGGTGCTTCTTCCA GTTGGCCGGCCTGCTAACACAATGGTGCCCTCCTCGGCCGGGGGCTTTTGGTCGGTGCTGGGCACCATCTTTTACCCCCTGCTAGCCGTGTGGAGATTCATAAGCAGCTTCCTCTTCACTACCCCGCCGCCCCCCGGCTCCGCTTCCAGCGTCCCGCCACAGCGCCCCGGACCTTCCACCGTATCGTCTGGCGAAGCAAAACG